One Mugil cephalus isolate CIBA_MC_2020 chromosome 10, CIBA_Mcephalus_1.1, whole genome shotgun sequence genomic window carries:
- the LOC125015294 gene encoding cingulin-like protein 1 isoform X2: MESHRSSSSPDVRIQRGYMMQHGPSQDNVFGVRVQVQGIKGQPYVVLNSSGQDCHRDISVITHQAGYNPGMVRRSADERHSPSEAQRTANSSVFHYQNHPELLRPYDPESNDLNLVIPSPTISRPGQLHSGLRPDAGLTTNVTKPRIPLPAEGPGGDSAEVAQNKSPPSGERIPARSPTTVDTDSIMSVGRLISQFNSSQRRGRGPRNRLDPEACRRSRSVDSRRTSDSSSSSSTSSRASSLRGIRGETQSGIYPPGSARARLLGGEAALANKREESKQSTLLKGHQGQEAASQHAAKLLHRAERPSLFRSCSDQTGGADERDTQQELSADPPEDSTRQILFTYLKEGTTDDDSTTQRKVNLLLERINNLKWRTAEHVEEEEKGVKLLREKQAELKDEISDLKKKLETETKNEMTLAKACEKARTEKKKLQEEMTRSQTELCKLREKLAEIEEKLQSTLQELTQMKAEKERSKAEMKDLQQQLSDMHDELDHATKAELINAEKEVLLQDLAQLRADFQAMLQVKEEQEEVLHHRERELSALKGALKEEVETHDKYMAALKEEYEQELGKMLEDLEQAKENNDLLNQVKVEVEEEGSVAKAQLKEMSQERDQLRGKVQDLNNKVDQLSQTVQEYKTTEKLLEQRAKQLEREKQELEEMLSDVRRNEEEICQSNQLLLTRLEDVQGKLTKLNYEHRDLKEKLKDERKQIEELWKTKTELEDERRLQDRTMEQLQRKMNSIMEECEASTDVLQSQVDEAREKSQRELAELRRQLQEKGVELEKTRQAAKKLQEELLPLEEDVRRCRREQQEAQQRGRQLEQKVEELEERNGVMVEERERQVKLLEGRISQLEEDLNDERCSADRLMERLDKTKEQMDQMRNELMQERAVRQDLECDKISLERQNKDLKSRVSHLEGSQKTNQDSLVSKLNSRIQELEERLQGEERDNNNLQQVNRKLERKVKEMKMQADEENANLLSQRDQLTQRLKTAKRQMDEAEEEIERLEHAKKKLQREVDEQIEANEQLHSQLSALRNEMRRKRKSPPLIKAVDGDVNDVDDLGSD; encoded by the exons ATGGAGTCTCACAGATCGAGCAGCTCCCCAGATGTCAGGATTCAGAGAGGCTACATGATGCAGCACGGTCCCAGCCAGGACAACGTGTTCGGAGTGAGGGTGCAGGTTCAGGGTATTAAAGGTCAACCATACGTGGTTCTGAACAGTTCTGGGCAGGACTGCCACAGGGACATTTCTGTCATCACTCACCAGGCAGGGTACAACCCGGGAATGGTGAGGAGGTCCGCGGATGAAAGACATTCTCCATCTGAGGCACAGAGGACTGCAAACTCCTCTGTGTTTCATTATCAGAATCACCCAGAGCTCCTGAGACCTTATGACCCTGAGAGTAATGACCTGAACCTAGTCATTCCTTCGCCAACAATCTCCCGACCTGGACAGCTACACTCTGGTCTTCGTCCTGACGCAGGTCTGACAACAAATGTGACCAAACCCAGGATCCCTCTGCCTGCCGAGGGCCCGGGGGGAGACTCAGCTGAGGTGGCCCAAAACAAATCACCTCCCTCAGGTGAAAGAATTCCTGCGAGGTCCCCAACCACAGTGGACACAGACTCCATCATGTCCGTAGGGCGGCTAATAAGCCAATTCAACAGCAGCCAGCGGAGGGGAAGAGGCCCGAGGAACAGACTAGACCCGGAGGCGTGTCGGCGCTCGCGCAGCGTGGACAGCCGTCGGACCTCGgactcctcctcgtcctcctccacatctAGCAGAGCCTCATCTCTGAGGGGCATCAGGGGTGAAACCCAGAGTGGCATATATCCTCCTGGATCAGCCAGGGCTCGACTGCTCGGCGGAGAAGCCGCTTTGGCAAACAAGAGGGAGGAGAGTAAGCAAAGCACACTGCTTAAAGGACATCAAGGCCAAGAGGCGGCGTCTCAGCACGCTGCAAAACTGCTTCACAGAGCAGAGAGACCCTCTCTCTTCAGGTCATGTAGTGACCAGACTGGTGGAGCTGATGAAAGAGATACACAG CAAGAACTGTCAGCGGATCCTCCTGAAGACTCAACAAGACAAATACTGTTCACCTACCTGAAGGAAGG GACGACCGATGACGACTCCACCACCCAAAGAAAAGTCAACCTGCTGCTTGAAAGGATCAACAACCTCAAGTGGAGGACCGCCGaacatgtggaggaggaggagaaa GGGGTGAAGCTGCTGCGGGAGAAACAGGCCGAGCTGAAGGACGAAATCTCCGACCTAAAGAAAAAACTGGAAACTGAGACTAAG AATGAGATGACGTTAGCCAAGGCCTGTGAGAAGGCAAGgacggagaagaagaaacttcaGGAAGAGATGACCAGAAGTCAGACAGAGCTCTGCAAACTCAGGGAGAAACTGGCTGAAATTGAGGAAAAACTGCAGTCTACATTACAGGA GCTGACCCAGATgaaggcagagaaagaaagatctAAGGCAGAGATGAAAgacctccagcagcagctctcgGACATGCACGACGAGCTGGACCACGCCACGAAGGCGGAGTTGATAAATGCGGAGAAAGAAGTCCTCCTGCAG GACTTGGCGCAGCTGCGTGCGGACTTCCAGGCGATGCTAcaggtgaaggaggagcaggaggaggtgctgcACCACAGGGAGCGGGAGCTCAGCGCCCTGAAGGGGGCGCttaaagaggaggtggagactcATGATAAATACATGGCTGCTCTGAAAGAGGAGTACGAACAGGAGCTGGGGAAGATGCTCGAGGATTTGGAGCAGGCTAAAGAG aacAACGACTTGCTCAACCAGGTGAAGGTTgaagtagaggaggaggggagcgtGGCTAAGGCGCAGCTGAAGGAGATGAGCCAGGAGAGAGATCAGCTGAGGGGAAAGGTGCAAGACCTCAACAACAAGGTGGATCAACTGAGTCAGACGGTCCAGGAATATAAAACCACGGAGAAACTGCTGGAGCAGAGAGCAAAGCAGCTGGAG AGGGAAAAGCAGGAGTTGGAGGAAATGCTGAGTGACGTCCggaggaatgaggaggagatCTGTCAGTCCAACCAGTTGCTGCTCACTCGCTTGGAGGACGTGCAG GGTAAGCTGACCAAACTAAACTACGAGCACAGAGACCTGAAAGAGAAACTCAAGGACGAGAGGAAACAAATCGAGGAGCTGTGGAAGACAAAAACCGAACTGGAGGAcgagaggaggctgcaggacAGGACTatggagcagctgcagagaaag ATGAATAGCATCATGGAGGAGTGCGAGGCGTCTACAGATGTGCTCCAGAGTCAGGTCGATGAGGCCAGAGAGAAGAGTCAGAGGGAGTTGGCTGAGCTGCGGAGACAGCTGCAGGAAAAGGGAGTAGAGCTGGAGAAAACCCGACAGGCAGCCAAAAAACTCCAGGAAGAG CTGCTTCCTCTGGAGGAGGATGTGCGGCGGTGTCGCCGGGAGCAGCAGGAGGCCCAGCAGAGGGGGCGACAGCTGGAGcagaaggtggaggagctggaggagaggaacgGGGTCATGGTGGAGGAGCGAGAGCGGCAGGTCAAACTCCTGGAG gGTCGCATCAGTCAGCTCGAAGAAGATCTTAATGATGAGCGCTGCAGTGCTGACCGCCTCATGGAGCGATTAGATAAAACCAAAGAGCAG ATGGATCAGATGAGGAACGAGCTGATGCAGGAGAGAGCTGTGAGGCAGGACCTGGAGTGTGACAAGATAAGCCTGGAGAGACAG AATAAAGACCTGAAGAGCAGAGTGTCTCATCTTGAAGGATCCCAGAAGACCAACCAGGATTCACTCGTCTCCAAACTTAACAGCCGCATCCAAGAACTGGAGGAGAGGCTGCAAGGAGAAGAGAG agacaacaacaacctgcaacaagtAAACCGCAAACTGGAGCGCAAGgtgaaggagatgaagatgCAGGCGGACGAGGAGAACGCCAACCTGCTGAGCCAGAGAGACCAG CTGACTCAGAGGCTGAAGACGGCGAAGAGGCAGATGGatgaggcggaggaggagatcGAGCGCCTGGAGCACGCGaaaaagaagctgcagagaGAAGTGGACGAGCAGATCGAGGCCAACGAGCAGCTTCACAGCCAACTGAGCGCACTGAGGAACGAGATGAG GCGAAAGAGGAAATCACCTCCTCTCATCAAGGCTGTGGACGGCGACGTGAACGACGTGGACGACCTTGGATCTGATTGA
- the LOC125015294 gene encoding cingulin-like protein 1 isoform X1 gives MESHRSSSSPDVRIQRGYMMQHGPSQDNVFGVRVQVQGIKGQPYVVLNSSGQDCHRDISVITHQAGYNPGMVRRSADERHSPSEAQRTANSSVFHYQNHPELLRPYDPESNDLNLVIPSPTISRPGQLHSGLRPDAGLTTNVTKPRIPLPAEGPGGDSAEVAQNKSPPSGERIPARSPTTVDTDSIMSVGRLISQFNSSQRRGRGPRNRLDPEACRRSRSVDSRRTSDSSSSSSTSSRASSLRGIRGETQSGIYPPGSARARLLGGEAALANKREESKQSTLLKGHQGQEAASQHAAKLLHRAERPSLFRSCSDQTGGADERDTQVTPDLLKGQQELSADPPEDSTRQILFTYLKEGTTDDDSTTQRKVNLLLERINNLKWRTAEHVEEEEKGVKLLREKQAELKDEISDLKKKLETETKNEMTLAKACEKARTEKKKLQEEMTRSQTELCKLREKLAEIEEKLQSTLQELTQMKAEKERSKAEMKDLQQQLSDMHDELDHATKAELINAEKEVLLQDLAQLRADFQAMLQVKEEQEEVLHHRERELSALKGALKEEVETHDKYMAALKEEYEQELGKMLEDLEQAKENNDLLNQVKVEVEEEGSVAKAQLKEMSQERDQLRGKVQDLNNKVDQLSQTVQEYKTTEKLLEQRAKQLEREKQELEEMLSDVRRNEEEICQSNQLLLTRLEDVQGKLTKLNYEHRDLKEKLKDERKQIEELWKTKTELEDERRLQDRTMEQLQRKMNSIMEECEASTDVLQSQVDEAREKSQRELAELRRQLQEKGVELEKTRQAAKKLQEELLPLEEDVRRCRREQQEAQQRGRQLEQKVEELEERNGVMVEERERQVKLLEGRISQLEEDLNDERCSADRLMERLDKTKEQMDQMRNELMQERAVRQDLECDKISLERQNKDLKSRVSHLEGSQKTNQDSLVSKLNSRIQELEERLQGEERDNNNLQQVNRKLERKVKEMKMQADEENANLLSQRDQLTQRLKTAKRQMDEAEEEIERLEHAKKKLQREVDEQIEANEQLHSQLSALRNEMRRKRKSPPLIKAVDGDVNDVDDLGSD, from the exons ATGGAGTCTCACAGATCGAGCAGCTCCCCAGATGTCAGGATTCAGAGAGGCTACATGATGCAGCACGGTCCCAGCCAGGACAACGTGTTCGGAGTGAGGGTGCAGGTTCAGGGTATTAAAGGTCAACCATACGTGGTTCTGAACAGTTCTGGGCAGGACTGCCACAGGGACATTTCTGTCATCACTCACCAGGCAGGGTACAACCCGGGAATGGTGAGGAGGTCCGCGGATGAAAGACATTCTCCATCTGAGGCACAGAGGACTGCAAACTCCTCTGTGTTTCATTATCAGAATCACCCAGAGCTCCTGAGACCTTATGACCCTGAGAGTAATGACCTGAACCTAGTCATTCCTTCGCCAACAATCTCCCGACCTGGACAGCTACACTCTGGTCTTCGTCCTGACGCAGGTCTGACAACAAATGTGACCAAACCCAGGATCCCTCTGCCTGCCGAGGGCCCGGGGGGAGACTCAGCTGAGGTGGCCCAAAACAAATCACCTCCCTCAGGTGAAAGAATTCCTGCGAGGTCCCCAACCACAGTGGACACAGACTCCATCATGTCCGTAGGGCGGCTAATAAGCCAATTCAACAGCAGCCAGCGGAGGGGAAGAGGCCCGAGGAACAGACTAGACCCGGAGGCGTGTCGGCGCTCGCGCAGCGTGGACAGCCGTCGGACCTCGgactcctcctcgtcctcctccacatctAGCAGAGCCTCATCTCTGAGGGGCATCAGGGGTGAAACCCAGAGTGGCATATATCCTCCTGGATCAGCCAGGGCTCGACTGCTCGGCGGAGAAGCCGCTTTGGCAAACAAGAGGGAGGAGAGTAAGCAAAGCACACTGCTTAAAGGACATCAAGGCCAAGAGGCGGCGTCTCAGCACGCTGCAAAACTGCTTCACAGAGCAGAGAGACCCTCTCTCTTCAGGTCATGTAGTGACCAGACTGGTGGAGCTGATGAAAGAGATACACAG GTCACTCCTGATCTTCTGAAAGGACAGCAAGAACTGTCAGCGGATCCTCCTGAAGACTCAACAAGACAAATACTGTTCACCTACCTGAAGGAAGG GACGACCGATGACGACTCCACCACCCAAAGAAAAGTCAACCTGCTGCTTGAAAGGATCAACAACCTCAAGTGGAGGACCGCCGaacatgtggaggaggaggagaaa GGGGTGAAGCTGCTGCGGGAGAAACAGGCCGAGCTGAAGGACGAAATCTCCGACCTAAAGAAAAAACTGGAAACTGAGACTAAG AATGAGATGACGTTAGCCAAGGCCTGTGAGAAGGCAAGgacggagaagaagaaacttcaGGAAGAGATGACCAGAAGTCAGACAGAGCTCTGCAAACTCAGGGAGAAACTGGCTGAAATTGAGGAAAAACTGCAGTCTACATTACAGGA GCTGACCCAGATgaaggcagagaaagaaagatctAAGGCAGAGATGAAAgacctccagcagcagctctcgGACATGCACGACGAGCTGGACCACGCCACGAAGGCGGAGTTGATAAATGCGGAGAAAGAAGTCCTCCTGCAG GACTTGGCGCAGCTGCGTGCGGACTTCCAGGCGATGCTAcaggtgaaggaggagcaggaggaggtgctgcACCACAGGGAGCGGGAGCTCAGCGCCCTGAAGGGGGCGCttaaagaggaggtggagactcATGATAAATACATGGCTGCTCTGAAAGAGGAGTACGAACAGGAGCTGGGGAAGATGCTCGAGGATTTGGAGCAGGCTAAAGAG aacAACGACTTGCTCAACCAGGTGAAGGTTgaagtagaggaggaggggagcgtGGCTAAGGCGCAGCTGAAGGAGATGAGCCAGGAGAGAGATCAGCTGAGGGGAAAGGTGCAAGACCTCAACAACAAGGTGGATCAACTGAGTCAGACGGTCCAGGAATATAAAACCACGGAGAAACTGCTGGAGCAGAGAGCAAAGCAGCTGGAG AGGGAAAAGCAGGAGTTGGAGGAAATGCTGAGTGACGTCCggaggaatgaggaggagatCTGTCAGTCCAACCAGTTGCTGCTCACTCGCTTGGAGGACGTGCAG GGTAAGCTGACCAAACTAAACTACGAGCACAGAGACCTGAAAGAGAAACTCAAGGACGAGAGGAAACAAATCGAGGAGCTGTGGAAGACAAAAACCGAACTGGAGGAcgagaggaggctgcaggacAGGACTatggagcagctgcagagaaag ATGAATAGCATCATGGAGGAGTGCGAGGCGTCTACAGATGTGCTCCAGAGTCAGGTCGATGAGGCCAGAGAGAAGAGTCAGAGGGAGTTGGCTGAGCTGCGGAGACAGCTGCAGGAAAAGGGAGTAGAGCTGGAGAAAACCCGACAGGCAGCCAAAAAACTCCAGGAAGAG CTGCTTCCTCTGGAGGAGGATGTGCGGCGGTGTCGCCGGGAGCAGCAGGAGGCCCAGCAGAGGGGGCGACAGCTGGAGcagaaggtggaggagctggaggagaggaacgGGGTCATGGTGGAGGAGCGAGAGCGGCAGGTCAAACTCCTGGAG gGTCGCATCAGTCAGCTCGAAGAAGATCTTAATGATGAGCGCTGCAGTGCTGACCGCCTCATGGAGCGATTAGATAAAACCAAAGAGCAG ATGGATCAGATGAGGAACGAGCTGATGCAGGAGAGAGCTGTGAGGCAGGACCTGGAGTGTGACAAGATAAGCCTGGAGAGACAG AATAAAGACCTGAAGAGCAGAGTGTCTCATCTTGAAGGATCCCAGAAGACCAACCAGGATTCACTCGTCTCCAAACTTAACAGCCGCATCCAAGAACTGGAGGAGAGGCTGCAAGGAGAAGAGAG agacaacaacaacctgcaacaagtAAACCGCAAACTGGAGCGCAAGgtgaaggagatgaagatgCAGGCGGACGAGGAGAACGCCAACCTGCTGAGCCAGAGAGACCAG CTGACTCAGAGGCTGAAGACGGCGAAGAGGCAGATGGatgaggcggaggaggagatcGAGCGCCTGGAGCACGCGaaaaagaagctgcagagaGAAGTGGACGAGCAGATCGAGGCCAACGAGCAGCTTCACAGCCAACTGAGCGCACTGAGGAACGAGATGAG GCGAAAGAGGAAATCACCTCCTCTCATCAAGGCTGTGGACGGCGACGTGAACGACGTGGACGACCTTGGATCTGATTGA